A window of Strigops habroptila isolate Jane chromosome 5, bStrHab1.2.pri, whole genome shotgun sequence contains these coding sequences:
- the LOC115609080 gene encoding cytochrome P450 2H1-like, which produces MELLGMTTILLLICISCLLLVTTGRNRKQPPGPITLPLAGNMLQMNPKNLPESLKKLSEKYGPVFTIHLGPRKTVVLYGYDVVKEALIDQADDFSGRGNLPLLERIFKGTGILTSNGETWKQLRRFALTTLRDFGMGKRSIDERIQEEAHFLVERIRNTHEKPFNPGRFLTHAVSNIICSIVFGDRFDYEDKKFLTLINLLDENRKYQNAIQTRLYNFFPTLMDFLPGPHKKMLRNIEEVDKFILEIIAQHQETRDPTCPRDFIDAFLNKMDQEKGNGHSVFTVESLSRTTLDLFLAGTGTTSITLRYGLLILQKYPEIQEKVQKEIDRVIGRDRRPCMADRSQMPYTDAVIHEIQRFIDLVPLNLPHTVIKDTKFRNYFIPKDTMILPLLGPVLHDSKEFPNPEKFDPGHFLNANGTFKKSDFFMPFSAGKRICAGEGLARMELFIFLTSILQNFTLKTVVHHKDIDITPLISAITNAPRPYDVSFVPR; this is translated from the exons ATGGAGCTCCTGGGAATGACCACTATTTTATTGCTGATCTGCATCTCATGCCTTCTTCTCGTCACCACAGGGAGAAACAGGAAGCAGCCTCCTGGTCCCATcacactcccccttgctggAAACATGCTCCAGATGAACCCAAAGAACTTGCCTGAAAGCTTGAAGAAG CTTAGCGAGAAGTATGGTCCCGTCTTCACAATACATTTAGGCCCACGAAAGACTGTGGTGCTGTATGGCTATGATGTTGTGAAAGAAGCTCTGATTGATCAGGCAGATGACTTCAGTGGAAGAGGCAATCTACCACTCCTTGAAAGAATTTTCAAAGGCACAG GTATTTTGACTAGCAATGGGGAGACCTGGAAGCAGCTCCGACGATTTGCACTCACCACCCTGAGGGAttttgggatggggaagaggagcaTTGATGAGCGAATCCAGGAGGAAGCTCACTTTCTGGTGGAGAGGATCAGGAACACACATG aGAAACCCTTCAACCCTGGCAGATTCCTGACGCATGCTGTCTCCAACATCATCTGCTCCATTGTCTTTGGGGATAGGTTTGACTATGAGGACAAGaaatttttaactttaattaaTTTGCTAGATGAAAACAGGAAGTACCAGAACGCTATACAAACACGG ctATACAATTTCTTCCCAACTCTCATGGACTTTTTACCTGGACCTCATaaaaaaatgctaagaaatATTGAAGAAGttgataaatttattttagaaatcatAGCACAACACCAGGAAACCCGGGATCCTACTTGTCCTCGAGATTTCATTGATGCTTTTCTTAACAAAATGGACCAG GAGAAAGGGAATGGTCACTCAGTATTCACCGTTGAGAGCCTGAGCAGAACCACACTCGACTTATTCCTTGCAGGAACAGGGaccaccagcatcaccctgaGATATGGACTTCTGATTCTCCAGAAATACCCAGAGATACAAG AGAAAGTTCAGAAGGAGATTGACCGTGTGATTGGCCGAGACCGAAGGCCCTGCATGGCAGATCGGAGCCAGATGCCCTACACAGATGCTGTGATCCATGAAATCCAGAGATTCATTGATTTAGTTCCACTGAATCTCCCACATACTGTGATCAAAGACACCAAGTTCAGAAACTATTTTATTCCAAAG GACACAATGATACTTCCTCTGCTGGGTCCCGTCCTACATGATAGCAAAGAATTTCCAAATCCAGAAAAATTTGACCCAGGACATTTCCTGAATGCAAATGGTACATTTAAAAAGAGTGACTTCTTCATGCCCTTCTCTGCAG GAAAGCGCATCTGTGCAGGAGAAGGTCTGGCCCGGATGGAGCTGTTCATATTTTTAACATCCATCCTGCAGAACTTTACTTTGAAAACTGTTGTGCATCACAAGGACATTGACATTACCCCATTAATCTCCGCTATAACTAATGCACCCAGACCCTATGACGTCTCTTTTGTTCCACGCTAA